CAGACTTCCTTTTTGTTTCTGAGGCCGTATGCCTTCACGAGCTGGACTTCAGCAGCCATCCTGGCTTCCTGCCAGGGGTGCCTAGGAGTCTCGTAACTTTTACTTTTTTTACCTGGATATGCCATTTCAAATCACCAACCGAAAAATTACTTCTTCCTGCTCACACCGACAGTTGACCCGCGGCGGCCTGTGGATTTTGTCCTCTGCCCTCTGACCTTAAGGCCTCTCTCGTGCCTGAGTCCTCTGTAAGCACGGACCTTCTTCAGGTTGTTAATATCTTCCCTGAATGTCAGCAGGATGTCTGTTCCGAGCAGGTGCTTGTCCTGTCCGGTGGTGAGGTCTTTCTGCCTGTTAAGCATCCAGCTAGGGACAATCTCTTCGAATTTTCCGATTGCAGCGTCGAGTTTGGCTACTTCCTCGTCCGGAAGGTATCCAAGTGTAGCAGTGGGGTCAACACCTGCGCCCTTAGCAATAAGGATTGCAGTGCGTCTCCCGATTCCGGGAAGACCTGTAAGAGCATACTCTACGGGCTTTGCCCCCTTCAGGTCGGTATTCATAATCCGAACAAGATGCCTTAGTTCTTCGTTGTTATTTTCTTCTGCCATATACTTCCTCCATTGGAGTGCATGCAGCATCCTGTAGCCCCTGACCGAATACCCATTAAGAATACGCGAGTAATTCAGGAGCAGCTCTCATAGGAGCTTCTTTACAGCATATACTGATGAGTTCCTTTACATGCAGCTGCCAGTATATAAGGATATCTGCGTTTATCCCCCCCTAAAAGCGAATGCCGTCAGGATAAAAAGCTGGTATGGGAGACAAATTAACGCAGGAATAAATGTAGAAAATAATTGAAGTGATAC
This window of the Methanosarcina mazei S-6 genome carries:
- a CDS encoding 30S ribosomal protein S13 encodes the protein MLHALQWRKYMAEENNNEELRHLVRIMNTDLKGAKPVEYALTGLPGIGRRTAILIAKGAGVDPTATLGYLPDEEVAKLDAAIGKFEEIVPSWMLNRQKDLTTGQDKHLLGTDILLTFREDINNLKKVRAYRGLRHERGLKVRGQRTKSTGRRGSTVGVSRKK